A section of the Bombus fervidus isolate BK054 chromosome 9, iyBomFerv1, whole genome shotgun sequence genome encodes:
- the Rols gene encoding zinc-RING finger and ankyrin repeat domain-containing protein rolling pebbles isoform X2: MAPPDRHRSPRPGSGLSLSVLDLAQIRALVESTGMLGGSTCPSCEMPFDKGKKRRLIDSCGHERCYSCLFRSEACPLCLRADFNDDDEGPFREGFTGFSGPMSILAPTDGWIDESSTVNSLCGSPRPRTKVTTRANLPSRVMHQEERDESVSSMAMAKGLKNKPPALPESSSQGRQKLQMMTQSCPTPPNQRKRFFLNPKVLRSSFVPQRSSRRGTSSPEPVANDNPSALSAWMASSWEGKSRWPGVVLGKIKSLWSNSQGTANDGLNQLIEPRIKVTDDEGGCVKPLSSKTRKSSQSDLHMRLGLLLGSNHTRASSSVDTTDLPGVSNRSSTGACQPRVPIQGHDSSAASFSSLTSFETQTLASTNTSPVSTLTGTSSEAEAAAALRCPIKPKTKVKGKSKSRDCDSAGSLASISTSISASTSMSMSMSVSVSGLSNGSSSPLTPRRHSVNASQPGQSDELGQFKNRRSCARRSARAGNIKGVVDTKLRFIQHHATQLTLKPLFFEVPLLEADPLFTGRQWLLQELESVVNGSSPGVLISGSPGTGKTALVLQLVEHSCFGRRREQPLPSEISEEADEKERIGCTSTLHASIRYTNEKVRELASHVVAYHFCQADNNSTCLVPDLIHSLAAQLCQAPQLISYREYLLSEPHIQGSLSQRECTVDPDLALSRGIIEPLLTLKKTNRLPDTNMVILIDAVCEAEYHRPDRGDTIASFLTRHAPNFPSWLKIVCTVRTQLLECAKQLPYTRVSLDRGANDNTGSNVTRDLSDYIGYRLAQSPAIQTNVTASVNGKAESSCSANQTRFASHLLALARGSFLFAKLTLDLIESGHLVAKSASYKVLPVSLAQIFQLHFNLRFPTATSFDKVQPLLGVCLAALYPLTLPEIFYSVNSLNTNHFVSWEDFLQRFKMLSGFLVKRLDNTYMFFHPSFREWLMRRDEGESTKFLCDLRLGHAAIAYRLSRLQAPLDGDKALELGHHILKAHVYRGVAPCWPSRDLQAIWLASSTECVSSALCTLRNIYSPNVKVSRLLLLAGASPNHVTEYLGSAPALCMYAHEGSVEMVSLLLEFGADVELTNSQGCTALSLAAARGHCDVVRRLAAAGASLGHTDMAGQCPLVHAARYGRLSVVGYLLACDWVIPTNVSEIEGSQEIGREEAAQQAVVAAAAQGHESIVEYLLDMAEVIVDRPDTLIGETALTIAAANGSTITVSALLARGASPIAVNAKGLSPLMLAAREGHWGTAERLLQGTLSSSTDAILDDAASLLDQRDPAGRTALMLAASEGHTNLIELFLDKGSVLESRDKEGLTALCWACVRGRLAAVQNLIDHGADVNTNDNTGRTPLDLAAFQGNPKLVQLLLEKGAAVEHVDLHGMRPLDRAIGCRNIPVVQCFLRRGAKLGPATWAMAAGKPDVLLILLNKLLEDGNVLYRKNRLKEASHRYAYALRKFPASPEEDCQGQEQGHMMLQLQTFAQLRLNFLLNLSRCKRKMNEYAEAIELADEALKVRPVSYEAFYARAKARVDSDLLEDALSDVQEALQIAPPQNRQDRRVLVALREEIVSRLDGVGTGKGSIDSANRSRLRASVDTLTEL, encoded by the exons ATCTGGCCCAGATCCGAGCGCTGGTGGAGTCCACGGGCATGTTAGGTGGATCAACCTGTCCATCCTGCGAGATGCCATTCGACAAAGGGAAGAAACGTCGATTGATCGATTCTTGCGGTCACGAGCGTTGCTATTCCTGCTTGTTTCGCAGCGAAGCTTGTCCACTTTGCCTTCGAGCCGACttcaacgacgacgacgagggACCCTTCAGGGAGGGGTTTACCGGCTTCTCGGGGCCCATGTCCATCCTCGCGCCCACGGATGGCTGGATCGATGAGTCATCAACGGTGAACTCTCTCTGTGGTAGCCCCAGACCTCGTACGAAAGTCACCACGAGAGCCAATCTTCCTTCGAGAGTCATGCAC CAAGAAGAGAGGGATGAAAGTGTCTCTTCTATGGCGATGGCTAAGGGTTTGAAGAACAAGCCACCGGCACTTCCGGAGTCTTCGTCGCAAGGTCGACAGAAGCTTCAGATGATGACGCAGA GTTGTCCAACCCCACCGAATCAAAGGAAGAGGTTCTTTCTAAATCCAAAGGTCCTCAGGAGCTCGTTCGTTCCCCAAAGATCATCCAGACGAGGAACATCGTCGCCAGAACCAGTCGCAAACGACAATCCTTCCGCCTTGTCAG CTTGGATGGCCTCTTCTTGGGAGGGGAAGTCTCGATGGCCGGGTGTAGTGCTGGGGAAAATCAAATCGTTGTGGAGCAACAGTCAAGGGACGGCAAACGATGGGCTGAACCAGCTCATCGAACCGAGGATCAAAGTCACAG ACGATGAAGGAGGTTGCGTGAAACCGTTGTCCTCCAAGACGAGAAAGTCATCCCAATCGGACCTCCACATGAGGCTAGGTCTCCTCCTTGGCTCAAATCACACTCGAGCAAGCAGCAGTGTAGACACGACAGATCTACCTGGCGTTTCCAATCGTTCCAGCACAGGTGCATGCCAACCCAGGGTCCCTATTCAGGGTCATGATAGTTCAGCAGCTTCGTTTAGCAGTCTGACCAGCTTCGAAACTCAAACTCTAGCCTCTACGAATACGAGTCCGGTCTCTACGTTGACTGGAACGTCCAGCGAAGCTGAAGCTGCCGCAGCCTTGAGGTGTCCAATTAAACCTAAGACAAAAGTCAAAGGGAAGAGCAAATCCAGAGACTGCGACAGTGCTGGAAGCTTGGCTTCCATTTCTACGTCGATTTCTGCATCTACGTCTATGTCGATGTCCATGTCCGTTTCCGTTTCGGGCTTGTCAAATGGCAGCTCAAGCCCCCTTACTCCTAGAAGACATTCCGTGAACGCCTCGCAACCTGGCCAGAGTGATGAACTTGGCCAATTTAAGAATAGACGTTCCTGCGCCAGGAGATCGGCCAGGGCTGGGAACATTAAGGGCGTCGTCGACACGAAAT taCGCTTCATACAACACCACGCAACGCAATTGACGCTGAAGCCCTTATTCTTCGAAGTACCTCTATTAGAAGCTGATCCACTGTTCACCGGTCGCCAATGGCTACTGCAGGAACTAGAATCGGTGGTGAACGGGTCCAGTCCTGGAGTTTTGATTTCTGGATCCCCTGGAACGGGAAAGACCGCGTTGGTGTTACAATTGGTGGAGCATAGCTGCTTCGGAAGGAGACGCGAGCAGCCTCTTCCCTCGGAGATCAGCGAAGAAGCCgatgaaaaagagagaattggATGTACCTCAACTTTACATGCTAGTATTCGTTATACTAACGAGAAG gttcgagaattagcgtCACACGTAGTGGCGTATCACTTCTGTCAAGCGGATAATAACAGTACCTGTTTGGTACCAGACCTGATCCATTCTTTGGCTGCACAATTATGCCAAGCTCCTCAACTCATATCCTATAGGGAGTATTTGCTCTCCGAACCTCATATACAGGGGTCTTTGTCACAAAGGGAGTGCACCGTCGATCCAGATCTCGCGCTGTCAAGAGGTATTATCGAACCTTTGTTGACGTTGAAGAAAACCAATAGACTGCCTGACACCAATATG GTGATATTAATCGACGCCGTGTGCGAAGCAGAATACCACAGACCAGACCGAGGCGACACAATAGCGTCTTTTCTAACGAGGCACGCTCCCAATTTTCCTAGCTGGTTAAAAATCGTTTGCACAGTAAGGACGCAACTACTTGAATGCGCCAAACAGCTACCTTACACCAGAGTGTCTCTAGACAGAGGTGCAAACGATAACACCGGAAGCAACGTAACCAGAGATCTATCCGACTATATTGGATACAGATTAGCTCAAAGTCCTGCGATTCAGACGAACGTCACAGCATCGGTGAATGGAAAGGCAGAATCGTCGTGCAGCGCGAATCAAACGAGATTTGCCTCGCATCTGCTCGCGTTAGCCAGAGGCAGCTTTCTCTTCGCGAAACTGACGCTCGATCTTATCGAGAGTGGTCACTTGGTGGCAAAGTCTGCCAGCTACAAG gTACTGCCAGTTTCTTTAGCGCAGATTTTCCAGCTACACTTCAACCTCAGGTTCCCTACAGCGACGTCTTTTGACAAGGTTCAACCTCTATTAGGCGTCTGTTTGGCTGCTTTATATCCTCTGACTCTACCAGAGATCTTCTACTCGGTGAACTCTCTGAACACGAACCACTTCGTTTCATGGGAGGATTTTCTGCAGAGATTCAAA ATGCTCTCTGGATTCCTCGTGAAACGTCTGGACAACACCTACATGTTCTTCCATCCGTCGTTCAGAGAATGGTTGATGAGAAGGGACGAGGGCGAATCGACCAAGTTCCTCTGCGATCTGAGGCTCGGCCATGCAGCCATTGCATACAGGTTGTCCCGCCTTCAGGCACCGCTAGACGGTGATAAAGCCCTCGAATTAGGTCATCACATACTCAAGGCGCACGTTTACAGAGGCGTTGCTCCGTGTTGGCCTTCGCGCGATCTACAG GCCATCTGGCTAGCATCGTCCACGGAATGCGTCTCTTCGGCGTTGTGTACGCTGAGGAATATTTACAGCCCGAACGTTAAGGTGTCGAggttgcttttgctggcaggAGCATCTCCGAATCATGTCACCGAATACCTGGGCAGCGCTCCAGCCCTTTGCATGTACGCCCATGAGGGTTCGGTGGAAATGGTTTCTTTGCTGTTGGAGTTTGGAGCTGATGTTGAATTAACGAATAGCCAGGGCTGCACGGCACTCTCGTTGGCCGCTGCTCGTGGTCATTGCGATGTTGTCAGAAG GTTAGCCGCTGCTGGAGCTTCGCTAGGCCACACAGACATGGCAGGACAGTGTCCTTTGGTTCACGCGGCGAGATACGGAAGATTATCGGTGGTTGGTTATCTCTTAGCCTGCGATTGGGTAATTCCAACCAACGTAAGCGAAATCGAAGGATCGCAAGAGATAGGCAGAGAGGAAGCTGCTCAACAAGCTGTGGTTGCTGCAGCGGCTCAAGGCCACGAGTCCATCGTCGAATATTTATTAGACATGGCCGAAGTGATCGTGGATCGGCCTGACACTTTGATAGGAGAGACTGCTTTGACTATCGCTGCTGCAAATGGTTCTACCATTACTGTGTCGGCGTTACTGGCTCGAGGAGCAAGTCCAATTGCTGTGAACGCGAAGGGATTGTCTCCTCTGATGCTGGCTGCCAGAGAAGGACACTGGGGTACAGCCGAAAGACTTCTGCAAg GGACGCTGTCAAGTAGCACCGATGCCATTCTGGATGACGCAGCATCTCTTCTGGACCAACGGGATCCGGCTGGTCGCACCGCGTTAATGTTAGCTGCCTCGGAAGGTCACAcaaatttaatcgaattatttttgGACAAGGGTTCCGTGTTGGAAAGCAGAGATAAGGAAGGTCTGACTGCTCTCTGTTGGGCTTGCGTAAGAGGAAGACTAGCTGCTGTACAGAATCTGATTGATCATGGCGCCGATGTGAACACTAATGATAATACTGGGAGAACACCTCTGGACTTGGCTGCTTTCCAG GGCAATCCAAAGCTGGTGCAATTGTTGCTCGAGAAAGGAGCAGCGGTCGAGCACGTCGATCTGCACGGAATGCGACCTTTGGACCGAGCGATCGGATGTCGAAACATACCGGTGGTACAGTGTTTCCTCCGCCGCGGGGCAAAATTGGGCCCCGCCACTTGGGCAATGGCCGCTGGAAAACCCGACgtgctattaattttattgaacaAACTTCTCGAGGATGGAAACGTGCTGTATCGAAAGAATAGATTGAAAGAAGCATCGCACAGATACGCGTACGCTCTTCGAAAGTTCCCAGCATCGCCGGAAGAGGACTGCCAGGGGCAGGAGCAGGGTCACATGATGCTGCAACTGCAGACGTTTGCGCAACTTCGGCTGAATTTCTTGCTCAACCTCAGTCGATGCAAGCGCAAGATGAAT GAATATGCGGAAGCAATCGAGCTCGCTGACGAAGCTCTGAAAGTTCGCCCAGTATCGTACGAAGCATTCTACGCGAGAGCAAAGGCACGAGTCGATTCAGACCTCTTGGAAGACGCATTATCGGACGTTCAAGAGGCACTACAGATTGCACCGCCACAAAATCGACAGGATAGACGCGTCCTTGTGGCTCTGAGAGAAGAAATAGTCTCCAGATTAGACGGGGTAGGGACCGGCAAAGGATCGATCGATTCTGCCAACAGATCTCGTCTTCGAGCTTCGGTCGACACACTCACAGAGTTGTAA